Below is a window of Solirubrobacterales bacterium DNA.
GCCTGCAAATACACGCCCCTCGCTAGACTGCCCAGCGAGCTGGACTCCGGCTCGAGATTTAGACCGACCCCTCTTCAATACCTGACAACGACGCCTCCACAGAGTCGATAAAAGCATGGGCATTTTCAACTACTTGACTGGTTTTGGCGGCCGCGACATGGCCGTCGACCTTGGCACCGCGAACACCCTCGTTTACGTACGTGGGCGGGGCATCGTGCTGTCTGAGCCGTCCGTGGTCGCGATCGACTCGCAGACCCATGACGTGCACGCCGTCGGAGTCGAGGCCAAGCGCATGCTCGGTCGTACTCCGGGAAGCATCACCGCGATCCGCCCGCTGAAGGACGGAGTCATAGCCGACTTCGACGTGACCGAGCAGATGCTCCGTCACTTCATCCAGAAGGTCCACCAGTCGCGCTGGGCGCACCCGCGAGTAGTGGTCTGCGTCCCTTCGGGCGTGACCGGCGTAGAAAAGCGCGCAGTCGAAGAGGCCTGCCTCTCGGCGGGCGCCCGCCAGGCGTACCTGATTGAAGAGCCGATGGCAGCCGCAATCGGCGCCGGGCTTCCAGTCTCTGAGCCGACCGGCTCGATGATCGTCGACATCGGCGGCGGCACAAGCGAGGTTGCTGTCATCTCGCTGGGCGGAATCGTCACGAGCCAGTCAGTGCGTGTCGGTGGCGACGAACTCGACGAAGCGATCGTCAACTACGTCAAGCGCGAGTACAAGCTGATGATCGGCCAGCAGACGGCCGAAGAGGTCAAGCTCGAGATCGGCTCCGCGTATCCATTGAAGGAAGAAGTTCAGGCCGAGATTCGCGGACGCGACCTCGTGACCGGACTGCCGAAGACGATCGTCCTGACCAACGATGAGGTCCACCGCGCACTGGCCGAGCCAGTCGGCGCGATCATCGATTCAATTCGTGTGACGCTCGACCAGACGCCCCCAGAGCTGGCCAGCGACATCATGGACCGCGGGATCATGCTTGCCGGCGGCGGCTCGCTCCTGAAGGGCTTCCCGGAACGGCTCCGTGAAGAAACCCAGATCCCCACTCACCTTGCGGAATCACCACTGACCTGCGTCGCGATTGGCTCTGGCCGGTCGCTTGAAGAGTTCGAGGCGATCCACCGCACGACCAAGGCGCGCCGCCGCCGGCGCTAGGCGCCAAGGTAAATGCCGACCCGGCAACAGATCCGCCGACGTCGCATCACGGCAGGCGCACTCGTTGCGCTCTGTTTCATCCTGCTGACCGTTTATTTCAGCGAGGCGACGGGGGGTGCGCTCCACACGATGCAGCGCGGTGCAATCGAAGTTCTCTCGCCGCTTCAGTCGCTCGCCAGCGGCGCAGTCAAGCCGTTCAGCGACGGCGTCAACTGGGTCGGCGACTCGATCAGCGCGAAGGGCGACAACAAGAAGCTCCAGCTTCAGCTCGCAGACGCGCGTATCGCGCAGGCCCGGCTCCAGCAGGCGGCCAGCGAGAACGAGCAGCTGCGCGCGCTCGTCAAGTTTTCGGACAGCCGAGACTTCCCGTCCGGCCGTACCGCGGTCGCGGCGCGGGTCATTGCACGCTCGCCGACCGAGTGGTACGGCCGTGTGACGATCAACGCCGGCTCGTCCGACGGCGTGCGCATAAACGATCCGGTGATCGCCGCCGGAAACAACAGGGGCGCGCTCGTGGGCAAAGTCACGACCGTCGCCGGAAACGCCTCTCAGGTCACGTTGCTCACCGACAGCGCGAGCAAAATAAGCGCGTTGATAGCCAAGCGGAACATCCTCGGGCTCATTCAACCTGGCGCCGGAGGCCAGGCGGGAGCGGATGATCTGCAGATGGCCTACATCGAGCAGCGCAGGACGATCGTCAAAGGCGACATGGTCGTGACCTCCGGCACAGTCGACGATCCCGAGAAGGTCGAGTCGATTTTTCCGGCCGGGATTCCGATCGGAGCCGTCACACGGGTTGACCCAGAAGAACGCCGCCTGTACGGCCGGGTGGACATAGCGCCCTATGCGGACATCCGCGACATCCAGCTGCTGCAGGTGCTCACCCGTGAGGGCCGTTGATCATGGCCCACGAGCAGGTACGCAGCTACGGCCGTCTGGCCCTGGTCGTCGGCGTCGGGGTGCTGGTTCAACTCGCCGTGATCGGGCAATTCCGCCCGTTTGGCGTCGTTCCCGACATCATGCCCGTGCTAGTCGTTTCGATCGGATTGCTCGGCGGCGCCACGACAGGCGCTACAACTGGATTCATCGCGGGTTTCCTCATCGACCTCACTCTGGTCCAGACAATGGGCGTGTCCTCACTACTTCTGACGATCGGCGGCTACTTCGCCGGCCGACTGCGCGAGCTCTATGACCCCGTGCACCCGCTGACCAGCTCTGCTGTCGGCGCGAGCGCCTCCGTCTTCTTTTCGGTCGGCTTCGGGATCATGCAGTTCTCGCTCGGCCAGCCTGCTCCGGATCCGCTGAGCATGCTCTGGCAGGTGCTGCTCTCGGCCGTGTACGGCGCGCTCATTGCTCCGATCGTGTTCCGCGTCGCCCGATGGGCGATGCTGCCAAATCTCGGCCGCGGCGGAGACCCGATGAAGCGCCGCCGTCGCGCGACTATGACCAGTCAGAGCGTGCTCGCATCGCCGACCGTCGATACGCGTAAGCGCCGTAAGCTGAGTCGTCGCAGGAGCAATTTCTGATGCCCGACAACTCGCCATTCTTCCGCCTGCCCGATCGACAGTCTGACGCGCTCAGCTCGCGTTCATCGCTGCGCATCGCAGTGCTCGGCGTGATTGCGTTGAGCCTGTTTGCAATTGTCTTCTTTCGCCTTTGGTTTCTCCAGGTGCTGAGCGGCAGCCAGTACCTCGCCGAGGCAAACCAGAATCGCACCCGAAACGTCCGTGTGGATGCGCCGCGCGGCAACATCGTCGACCGCAACGGCGACTTGCTGGTTGAAAACAGGAGCTCATGGCAGGTGCGCGTGGATCAGAACGCATGGGGCATCTCTCTGACCGAAAAAAACAAGCGGCTGAAATTCAACGACCCCGCCTTCAGGCCGTTGCTGAAACGACTTGCTCTGGCGCTCGACCGCCCGCAGCGCGACCTCAAGGCGAAGATGCGCGACTCGCTCTTTCAGGAGGGGTTTGCAAACGCAGTGGTGGCCGAGGACGTCGATTACGGCGGCGTCGTGAAGATCAGCGAGAACTCCGAGGCATTTCCCAATGTCGAGGTTTCTCAGTCCTACAAGCGCGCATACCCCAACGACAAGCTTGCGGCGCACCTTTTTGGCTACGCGCGCGAAATCGACGGAGAAGAACTGAAGTCGGGAAAATTTGAGAACGCCCAACAGGGCGATACGGTCGGCCAGACGGGCCTCGAGGTCCAGTACGACCAGTTCCTGCGCGGCAAGCCGGGCATGCAGCGAATTGAGGTCGAAGCCAGCGGCAGGGCGAGAAAGGACCTCCCGGGCACAAACCCGCAGACCGGCGACAGCCTGCGCCTGACCATCGACAAGGACCTGCAGAAGGTCGGAGAGTCGGCAATCGCAAAAGCTTCCGACGGCATAGCTTCGCACGGCGCAGCCTTCGTGGCGATGGATGTGAACAACGGTGAAATCCTCGGAATGGGCAGCTACCCGACCTACGACCCGGGCGTCTTTTCCGGAGTGCTCAAACAGTCCACCTACGAGCAGATCAGTTCAAAAGCCAACGGCCTCCCGATCATCAACCGCGCGATTGGCGCGGCCTATCCGCCGGGCTCGACGTTCAAGGCGATCACCGCGATTGCGAACATGCAGGCCGGGCTGCTCCGCCCCGGTTACACGATCAACGATGCCGGCGTGTGGGAGTACGGGGGGATCAAGTGGCAGAACGCCGGAAAAGAGCCGCTGGGCACCATCAACTTGAACGACGCGCTGCGCGCGTCGAGCGACATCTACTTCTATCAACAGGGTCTCAAGGCCTTCCAGAAGGGTGGCCAGATCATTCAGCGGATGGCCGCTCGCCTCGGCCTTGCGCGCGTGCCGAACATCGACCTACCGGACGCCGTGGCCGGAAAGGTCTCAAACCCGAAAATCGTCAAGGCCGAAACGGGCCGCACGTTTGGTGCCGGAGACAACATCAACGCCTCGGTCGGTCAGGGGTCGACACAGGTCTCACCGCTGCAGATGGCAGTTGCGTACGCCGCCCTGGGCAACGGGGGCTACGTCGTCACGCCGCACCTCGGAAAGGGCATCGACGACGCTCAGGGCGAAGCGGTCCAGACAATCGAGCTGCCTGCTCGACGCAAACTCGACCTCAATCCCTCCAACGTCAGCGCGATCCTCGCTGGACTGAACGCCGCGGCCCAACGGCCCGGCGGAACGAGCTACGGCGTCTTCAACAACTTTCCCAGGCCAATAGCTGGCAAGACCGGAACCGCAGAGGCCGGTGCTGGCAAATTGGATCAGTCCTGGTATGTCTCCCTCGCTCCGTACCCAAACCCGCGCTATGTTGTTGCGGTGACGGTTGAGCAAGGAGGCTTCGGAGCAGAATCCGCGGCGCCGGCTGCCCGTCAGATCCTCGCCAAACTGCTCAATTTGAGCAAGCGCGAGCAACGTAAGTGGCAGCCTGGGACCTCCCGCACTCTCTAGGGCCGACTGCCGAGCAAACTCTTTTCCTTGTACTCCGAAATGCCAACTGCAGATATACCCGCTCAAAGGATCGACCCGACCGGGGTCGCTGCGGGAGTCAAGCGCTTCCGAGCCGACGCTGCGTCGCGGGTGATCGCGCGCGGCTTCGACTGGCCGCTGCTTGGCGCAGCGATCGCGCTGATCACATACAGCGTGATAGTTATGAATGGGGCAACGGACAACGACGTGCCCGGCAGTCCGGACTTCTACGTCATTCGGCAGTCTGTTTTTGCAGTGGCTGGTGTCTTCCTGCTCTTCGCCGTGAGCCGCATCGACTACACGCGGCTGCGTGAGTACCGCACGCAGATATACGCGTTCCTGATCGTTTCAAACGTGATCGTGCTTCTGCTCGGCACGGCGACGAAGGGTTCCCGCCGTTGGATCGATGTGGGCTTCTTCCAGATACAACCTTCAGAGCTCGGCAAGGTGTTCTTGATTCTCACTCTTGCTGCGTTCATAGCGGACCGCGGGCGTGACCGCCAGACCGGCGGCATCGTGCTACCGGTGATCGCGCTCGCGGCGCTGCCCGCAGGGCTCGTTTTCATCCAGCCGGACCTCGGTACAGCGCTGGTGTACGGGGCGATCACCCTCAGCTTGCTCTTCGTCGGCGGCATTCCTTGGCAACAGATGGCAGCGCTTCTGGTCGCGATCGTGCTGATGGCGACCGCGGTGCTCTGGGCCGCACCCGCCGCAGGCGTGAACTTGCTCAAGGACTATCAGGTCAGTCGCTTGACGGCGTTTCTGCATCCCAGCGATGATCCCGGTGGAGTGGCATTTCAACAGAACCAGGGCCAGATCGCGATTGGCGCCGGACAGCGCATCGGCCGCGGTCTTGAGGACGCCACCCAGACCCAACTCAATTTCATCCCCGAACACCGCACGGACTTCATCTTTGCGGTGGTCGGAGAGTCGTACGGGTTTGCCGGCGCGGCTCTTGTCATGACGCTTTTCGCGCTTCTGATCTGGCGGGGCTTGCGCATTCTTGCGCTTGCCCGCGACCAGTTCGGGGCGTTGATCGCTGCCGGAGTGGTGGCGATGTTGATGTTTCAGGTATTCGTAAACGTAGGGATGAACATCGGAATCATGCCGATCACCGGTGTGACTCTGCCGTTGATGAGTTACGGGGGAGCCTCCGTGCTCACCACGTTCATCGCTCTCGGTCTCTTGCAGTCAGTAGCCGTGCGCAGCCGCCATTAGGCATTTCACGGCGCTAGTCCGCAACGGGCCGGCTCAAAAAATCATTCGAGGTAAAAAGTGAAGAAGAAGGTTTTGGTCAGTGCCGACCGCAACGAAACCCGCGTCGCGATGCTGGAGGCAGCGGGCACGCCGGGGAAGCGTACGGGCGGCAGGTCGGCCACCAAGGACACAACAGACTGGCGCACCGCAGAGCTCTACCTGGAGCGACGCGGCGAGCGTTCAATCGTCGGCAACGTCTACAAGGCGAAGGTCGAAAACGTCGTCGCGGGCCTCGAGGCCGCGTTCGTGGACATCGGATTCGAGAAGAACGGCTTTCTGCACGTTGACGACATCGTCGTTGACGGTAAGCAGGTCGCCAAGCGAGGTACCGGTCGCGGCGCACGCATCACTGACCTGTTGAAAAGCGGCCAGGAGATCGTCGTGCAGGTCACAAAGGACCCGCTCAAGACCAAGGGTGCGCGGCTCACGATGCAGCTCGCGATCCCTGGCCGCTACATGGTCTTCGTACCGAGCGGCGAGGGCGTCGGCTTTTCGCGCCGCCTCGAGGACAAAGAGCGTCTGCGCCTCAAGCGCGAGGCCCGTGGCCTCGACCTGCTCGGCGGCGGAGCGATCATCCGCACCGCGGCGCGTGGCGCCACGCACGAGGACTTCGTCCGCGAACTGATCTACCTGAACATGCTCAACGACGTGCTCGACCGTCGCGCCGATGAAACTCCCGCGCCGGCGATGATCTTCCAGGAAGCAGACCTCTCGATCCGCGTTATCCGCGACGTCTTCACGGACGAACTCGATGAGGCGCTGATCGACGATGAGGCACAGTACGAGCGCGTCAAATCGTTCCTCACGCGCACCGCACCCGAGCTTTCGGACCGCGTTGTGCGGTACGAGGAGCCCAAGACCACGCTCTTCGAAAAGTACGGCGTAGAGGAAGAGATCCTCAAGATCCTCTCCACGCGTGTGGACCTGCCCAGCGGCGGCTACCTGATCATCGAGCACACCGAGGCTCTGACGATCATCGACGTCAACACCGGTTCATTCACCGGTCGAGGAAAGGCGCGTGGCCTCGAAGAGACGATCACGCACACCAACCTCGAGGCAGCAGAAGAAGCAGTGCGCCAGATCCGGCTGCGCGACATCGGCGGAATCATCGTCATTGACTTCATCGACATGGCGCGCGCGAGCAATCGCGACGCCGTGCTCAAGGTCATGCGCAAGTCGCTGGACGAGGACCGCACCAAGACTCACGTCGTCGAGATCTCGCCGCTCGGCCTGGTCGAGATGACGCGCCAGAACGTCACCGATGGCGTGCGCGAGATCATGACCAAGGTCTGCCCGGTCTGCAACGGCGAGGGCGTCGTGCTCTCAGAAGAAACGGTCGCGCTGCACGTCGAAAGGCACATTCGCGAATACATCGCTGAGAACCCCAAGCCCGAGGCATACCTGGTACAGATCAACCCGCGCGTCACAGACGCACTGCTGCACAAGATGGGCTCACCGATCGCCCACCTCGAGATGGAGACCGGCAAGGCAATCCTGTTTGAAGGTGGCGATGGTCTGCCACTCGAACACTTCGCCGTGACCTTCGAGGGCACGGTCAAGAAGGTCGAGGAGAAGGCGCTGCCCTTCCAGATGGGCGACGAAGTGATGGTTCACGTCGTTGAGCCGCACATGTACGAGGACGACGCTGCCGTGGCCAAGCTTGACCACTACATCATCGCCATTGAAGGGGCCATGGATCGCATCGGGACGAAGGCGCTCGTGCGCATCAAGGATGTCGGCCGCAACGTCGCCAGGGCAGAGATTGCCGACGATGGGCCGCCCAAGCAGGCTCGCAAGAAGCCCGCTGCCGCAGCCTCGAACGGCAAGCAGAGCAACGGAAATGGCGTGGTCGCCGAAGATGGCAAGGACGACCAACTAGAATCCTCCGGAACTCGTGCCCCTCGCCGTCGTGGCAGTAGGGGTGGCCGAGGTCGTTCGCGCGCCAAGACCGGCGGCGACTCGCTTGGCAAAGAATCTTCTGAGAGCTAGAAAGACTTAACTGATGATGGCTACTGCCACAAAACAAAAGACTTACGCCGTCGTCGAAGTAGGCGGCAACCAGCACCGCGTAAGCGAGGGCGATTTCATCCTCGTGGACCGCATCGCCGACAAGGAGGGCGCGAAAATCGCCCTCAAGCCGCTGATGTTGCGCGGCAAGGATGTCGTTCTCGACGCCAAGGGCCTCGAGAAGGTCAAGGTCGAGGCCACGATTCGTGGTCACGAGCGCGGCGAGAAGATCCGCGTCTTCAAGTTCAAGCCCAAGCGTGGCTACAAGAAGACCCAGGGTCACCGTCAGGAGTTGACGCGCCTAGAGGTGACGAAGATCACCGGTGGAGCAGCCGCTGCAGCCAAGAAGCCGGCCGCAGCCAAGAAAGACGAGGAGTAGCCAATGGCTCATAAAAAAGGTCTTGGATCCAGCAAGAACGGTCGCGATTCACAAGCCAAGCGCCTCGGCGTGAAGGTTTTCTCGGGCCAGACAGTCACCGGTGGCGAGATCATCGTCCGTCAGCGTGGCACCGTCTACAAGCCCGGCGAGGGCACTGGCATCGGTCGTGACCACACGATCTACGCGGCCCGCGAGGGCGTAGTTGACTTCTCGACCGGTCGTCGTGGCCGCGTCATCGCAGTCCACCCTGCCAAATAGGCGTTTCCAAAGAGTTCAGGGTCAAGCGCGGCATCGGCAAGCTCTAACCCGGCCACCTAGGATCACAGCGTGTTCTACGACCACGTGACATTTCGCGTGATCGCCGGTCGCGGTGGCAACGGCTCTGTTTCCTTCAGGCGCGAGGCTCACGTGCCCAAAGGCGGTCCCGACGGCGGAGACGGAGGCCATGGCGGAAACGTCGTGGTCGTCTGTGACGGCTCTCTTCGCGACCTGCAGCAGTACCGCGGGCGCGTTGAGTTCAAGGGCGATCACGGACATCACGGCGAGGGCAATCGTCGGCACGGCGCAACCGGAGAGGTCCTGGAGCTACGCGTACCTCCCGGAACTCGCGTCACTCGCGCCGACGGCTCACTCGAGGCCGAGCTGAACGAGCCCGGCGAGCAGGTGATCGTCGCGCGCGGCGGCACCGGTGGTCGCGGTAACAAGCAGTTCGCGACCAGCACCCAGCAGGCGCCTCGTTTCTCCGAGAGCGGTCTGCCGGGCGAAGAGGTGGAGCTTGACCTGCGGCTCAGGCTGCTCGCGGATGCCGGGCTCGTCGGGCTGCCCAACGCGGGCAAGTCGTCGCTGCTCGACCGCATGACGGCCGCCGCACCGAAAATTGCCAACTATCCGTTCACGACTCTTGAACCGGTGCTCGGAACGCTCGACGCCGAGGACCGTCAGCTGGTTCTCGTCGATATTCCGGGGCTGATCGAGGGAGCGCACGAGGGGGCGGGCCTTGGCCATGACTTTCTTGCGCACGTCGAGCGATGCAAGCTCTTGATTCACGTTTTGGATCTCGCCCCGCTCGACGGCTCTGATCCCGTCGAGAACTTCGAGACGATCGAAAACGAGCTCGCAGAGCACGACGGTCGGCTGGCGAGGCTTCCACGAATCCTCGCTCTGAGTAAGTCCGACCTCGTAGCGCCGGAGGCGGGCGCTGAGGCGCTCGAAGAATGGCGCGAGCGACTGGGCGATCGGATGCTCGCCTTCGTGCTCACCTCATCGGCCACGCGGGAGGGGCTCGACGAGCTGCGCTCGGCAATCTTCAAGCACGTGCCTGCCGAGATCGAGGCCTCGCACTACATCCCGGGTGTCGGAGAAGTTCGTGCGCCGATCATCGATCGACCCGAACACATCGTCTACAAGCCCCTCGACAAGGACGGCTTCTCGGTAGAACCAATCGCCCCGCGCGTCTTCGCTGTTCGCGGCAAGGGCATCGAACTTCTGCTCAAGCGCTTTGACGTCGGCAACGACGAGGCCCTCCGTCACGTCGAGCAGCGACTACGGTCGATCGGAGTAATCCGTGAGCTCGAACGCAAGGGTTTTGAGTCGGGCGACGAAATAGAGATCGCGGGCGAGCGTTTCGAGCTCGACGTCTGATGCCATGCACAGTCGAGCAGTAGGTTTAGCGCCATGTCCGTAGTGATCAAAATCGGTTCGAATGTGGCGACCGACGAGTCCGGAGCGATGCGCCGCGACATCGTCGAGTCGATAGTTGCCCAGGCCGCCGAACTGCACAAATCCGGCACCAATGTCGTGATGGTCACCAGTGGCGCCATCTCGCGCGGGATCCAGCTGCTGGGGTTACCCGGACGGCCGACTGCGATGGCAGAGTTGCAGGCTTCCTCTGCGGTCGGGCAAGGGCAGGTCTACTCCGCTTACGACAAGCTTTTCGACGCGCACGGCATCTCGACGGGACAGATTCTTCTGACTGCGACTGACTTCTCCACGCGC
It encodes the following:
- a CDS encoding Rne/Rng family ribonuclease, with protein sequence MKKKVLVSADRNETRVAMLEAAGTPGKRTGGRSATKDTTDWRTAELYLERRGERSIVGNVYKAKVENVVAGLEAAFVDIGFEKNGFLHVDDIVVDGKQVAKRGTGRGARITDLLKSGQEIVVQVTKDPLKTKGARLTMQLAIPGRYMVFVPSGEGVGFSRRLEDKERLRLKREARGLDLLGGGAIIRTAARGATHEDFVRELIYLNMLNDVLDRRADETPAPAMIFQEADLSIRVIRDVFTDELDEALIDDEAQYERVKSFLTRTAPELSDRVVRYEEPKTTLFEKYGVEEEILKILSTRVDLPSGGYLIIEHTEALTIIDVNTGSFTGRGKARGLEETITHTNLEAAEEAVRQIRLRDIGGIIVIDFIDMARASNRDAVLKVMRKSLDEDRTKTHVVEISPLGLVEMTRQNVTDGVREIMTKVCPVCNGEGVVLSEETVALHVERHIREYIAENPKPEAYLVQINPRVTDALLHKMGSPIAHLEMETGKAILFEGGDGLPLEHFAVTFEGTVKKVEEKALPFQMGDEVMVHVVEPHMYEDDAAVAKLDHYIIAIEGAMDRIGTKALVRIKDVGRNVARAEIADDGPPKQARKKPAAAASNGKQSNGNGVVAEDGKDDQLESSGTRAPRRRGSRGGRGRSRAKTGGDSLGKESSES
- the rpmA gene encoding 50S ribosomal protein L27, which encodes MAHKKGLGSSKNGRDSQAKRLGVKVFSGQTVTGGEIIVRQRGTVYKPGEGTGIGRDHTIYAAREGVVDFSTGRRGRVIAVHPAK
- the mreD gene encoding rod shape-determining protein MreD, whose amino-acid sequence is MAHEQVRSYGRLALVVGVGVLVQLAVIGQFRPFGVVPDIMPVLVVSIGLLGGATTGATTGFIAGFLIDLTLVQTMGVSSLLLTIGGYFAGRLRELYDPVHPLTSSAVGASASVFFSVGFGIMQFSLGQPAPDPLSMLWQVLLSAVYGALIAPIVFRVARWAMLPNLGRGGDPMKRRRRATMTSQSVLASPTVDTRKRRKLSRRRSNF
- the mreC gene encoding rod shape-determining protein MreC is translated as MPTRQQIRRRRITAGALVALCFILLTVYFSEATGGALHTMQRGAIEVLSPLQSLASGAVKPFSDGVNWVGDSISAKGDNKKLQLQLADARIAQARLQQAASENEQLRALVKFSDSRDFPSGRTAVAARVIARSPTEWYGRVTINAGSSDGVRINDPVIAAGNNRGALVGKVTTVAGNASQVTLLTDSASKISALIAKRNILGLIQPGAGGQAGADDLQMAYIEQRRTIVKGDMVVTSGTVDDPEKVESIFPAGIPIGAVTRVDPEERRLYGRVDIAPYADIRDIQLLQVLTREGR
- the rodA gene encoding rod shape-determining protein RodA, yielding MPTADIPAQRIDPTGVAAGVKRFRADAASRVIARGFDWPLLGAAIALITYSVIVMNGATDNDVPGSPDFYVIRQSVFAVAGVFLLFAVSRIDYTRLREYRTQIYAFLIVSNVIVLLLGTATKGSRRWIDVGFFQIQPSELGKVFLILTLAAFIADRGRDRQTGGIVLPVIALAALPAGLVFIQPDLGTALVYGAITLSLLFVGGIPWQQMAALLVAIVLMATAVLWAAPAAGVNLLKDYQVSRLTAFLHPSDDPGGVAFQQNQGQIAIGAGQRIGRGLEDATQTQLNFIPEHRTDFIFAVVGESYGFAGAALVMTLFALLIWRGLRILALARDQFGALIAAGVVAMLMFQVFVNVGMNIGIMPITGVTLPLMSYGGASVLTTFIALGLLQSVAVRSRH
- a CDS encoding rod shape-determining protein → MGIFNYLTGFGGRDMAVDLGTANTLVYVRGRGIVLSEPSVVAIDSQTHDVHAVGVEAKRMLGRTPGSITAIRPLKDGVIADFDVTEQMLRHFIQKVHQSRWAHPRVVVCVPSGVTGVEKRAVEEACLSAGARQAYLIEEPMAAAIGAGLPVSEPTGSMIVDIGGGTSEVAVISLGGIVTSQSVRVGGDELDEAIVNYVKREYKLMIGQQTAEEVKLEIGSAYPLKEEVQAEIRGRDLVTGLPKTIVLTNDEVHRALAEPVGAIIDSIRVTLDQTPPELASDIMDRGIMLAGGGSLLKGFPERLREETQIPTHLAESPLTCVAIGSGRSLEEFEAIHRTTKARRRRR
- the rplU gene encoding 50S ribosomal protein L21 → MATATKQKTYAVVEVGGNQHRVSEGDFILVDRIADKEGAKIALKPLMLRGKDVVLDAKGLEKVKVEATIRGHERGEKIRVFKFKPKRGYKKTQGHRQELTRLEVTKITGGAAAAAKKPAAAKKDEE
- the mrdA gene encoding penicillin-binding protein 2, producing the protein MPDNSPFFRLPDRQSDALSSRSSLRIAVLGVIALSLFAIVFFRLWFLQVLSGSQYLAEANQNRTRNVRVDAPRGNIVDRNGDLLVENRSSWQVRVDQNAWGISLTEKNKRLKFNDPAFRPLLKRLALALDRPQRDLKAKMRDSLFQEGFANAVVAEDVDYGGVVKISENSEAFPNVEVSQSYKRAYPNDKLAAHLFGYAREIDGEELKSGKFENAQQGDTVGQTGLEVQYDQFLRGKPGMQRIEVEASGRARKDLPGTNPQTGDSLRLTIDKDLQKVGESAIAKASDGIASHGAAFVAMDVNNGEILGMGSYPTYDPGVFSGVLKQSTYEQISSKANGLPIINRAIGAAYPPGSTFKAITAIANMQAGLLRPGYTINDAGVWEYGGIKWQNAGKEPLGTINLNDALRASSDIYFYQQGLKAFQKGGQIIQRMAARLGLARVPNIDLPDAVAGKVSNPKIVKAETGRTFGAGDNINASVGQGSTQVSPLQMAVAYAALGNGGYVVTPHLGKGIDDAQGEAVQTIELPARRKLDLNPSNVSAILAGLNAAAQRPGGTSYGVFNNFPRPIAGKTGTAEAGAGKLDQSWYVSLAPYPNPRYVVAVTVEQGGFGAESAAPAARQILAKLLNLSKREQRKWQPGTSRTL
- the obgE gene encoding GTPase ObgE, producing MFYDHVTFRVIAGRGGNGSVSFRREAHVPKGGPDGGDGGHGGNVVVVCDGSLRDLQQYRGRVEFKGDHGHHGEGNRRHGATGEVLELRVPPGTRVTRADGSLEAELNEPGEQVIVARGGTGGRGNKQFATSTQQAPRFSESGLPGEEVELDLRLRLLADAGLVGLPNAGKSSLLDRMTAAAPKIANYPFTTLEPVLGTLDAEDRQLVLVDIPGLIEGAHEGAGLGHDFLAHVERCKLLIHVLDLAPLDGSDPVENFETIENELAEHDGRLARLPRILALSKSDLVAPEAGAEALEEWRERLGDRMLAFVLTSSATREGLDELRSAIFKHVPAEIEASHYIPGVGEVRAPIIDRPEHIVYKPLDKDGFSVEPIAPRVFAVRGKGIELLLKRFDVGNDEALRHVEQRLRSIGVIRELERKGFESGDEIEIAGERFELDV